A region from the Salicibibacter cibarius genome encodes:
- a CDS encoding thiolase family protein, translating into MTEAVIVDALRTPVGRKKGSLSEKHPVDILVPVLQELVNRNNVEAGDVEDVITGCVTMIKEQGGNIGRQAVLAAGFPVEVPAYSLNRMCGSSQQSLNAAAQEIIAGDADVSIACGVENMTSIKMGTDMGKFSKDLTKRFNIVPQGLSAEMIAEKWNLEREELDEYALESHQRAAKATDNGEFKREIIPMEVDIEDGKKTLDQDEGIRRETSMEKLAGLTPSFKPKDGVVTAGNASQVSDGASGILLMSREKAEASGLKPRARVIARAVVGEDPVIMLTGIIPATRKVLKKAGLSLGDMDGIEVNEAFASVVKAWEREFEPDMSKVNPRGGAIALGHPLGASGTKLTATLLNYLEDTDGKYGLQVMCIGFGMATATIIERL; encoded by the coding sequence ATGACAGAAGCAGTAATCGTCGATGCGTTGCGAACCCCTGTCGGGCGTAAAAAGGGTTCGTTGTCGGAAAAGCACCCTGTCGATATCCTTGTACCGGTGCTTCAGGAACTCGTGAACCGGAATAACGTTGAAGCAGGTGACGTCGAGGATGTCATTACAGGCTGTGTCACCATGATCAAAGAGCAAGGCGGCAATATCGGGCGTCAGGCTGTACTGGCAGCCGGGTTTCCGGTTGAAGTGCCGGCATATTCCTTGAATCGCATGTGTGGTTCAAGCCAGCAATCGCTCAACGCCGCGGCTCAGGAAATCATCGCCGGAGACGCGGATGTTTCCATCGCCTGCGGTGTCGAAAACATGACGAGCATTAAAATGGGAACGGACATGGGCAAATTCAGCAAAGATTTGACGAAACGGTTCAACATCGTTCCTCAAGGATTGTCTGCGGAAATGATCGCGGAAAAATGGAACTTGGAACGTGAAGAGCTCGATGAATACGCGTTGGAAAGCCATCAACGGGCTGCCAAAGCGACCGATAACGGGGAATTCAAACGGGAAATCATTCCGATGGAAGTGGATATCGAAGATGGCAAGAAGACCCTTGATCAAGATGAAGGCATCCGCAGAGAGACATCCATGGAAAAACTCGCCGGGCTCACCCCCTCCTTCAAGCCGAAAGATGGGGTCGTAACCGCCGGTAACGCGAGTCAAGTGAGCGATGGCGCATCAGGTATTTTACTCATGTCGAGGGAAAAAGCAGAAGCATCAGGCTTGAAACCTCGTGCCCGTGTCATTGCCCGGGCGGTGGTCGGCGAGGATCCGGTCATCATGTTAACCGGGATTATTCCGGCGACACGAAAAGTGTTGAAGAAAGCGGGACTGAGCCTGGGTGATATGGATGGCATCGAAGTCAACGAAGCGTTTGCTTCTGTCGTAAAAGCGTGGGAACGGGAATTTGAACCGGATATGAGCAAGGTTAACCCACGCGGGGGTGCGATTGCCCTTGGGCATCCGCTAGGTGCCAGCGGTACGAAATTAACGGCGACACTTCTCAATTACTTGGAAGATACAGATGGCAAATATGGGCTTCAAGTGATGTGTATCGGTTTCGGCATGGCTACAGCCACGATTATTGAGCGACTATAA
- a CDS encoding SCP2 sterol-binding domain-containing protein — protein sequence MAEMAQSTEKVFQMIDAALKTDPSAIEDAEGVYQFNLTGDDGGTYQMIIESDGARAVKGEEKEPDCTLEISADDYKKMVAGTLNPTEAFMGGQLTIDGDMGMAMKLQTVLNTFSF from the coding sequence ATGGCAGAGATGGCTCAAAGTACGGAAAAAGTTTTTCAAATGATTGACGCGGCGCTAAAAACAGACCCATCGGCAATAGAAGACGCGGAAGGCGTATACCAGTTTAATCTCACGGGTGATGATGGCGGCACGTATCAAATGATTATCGAAAGCGACGGTGCCCGTGCCGTTAAAGGCGAAGAAAAAGAACCGGACTGTACGTTGGAGATTTCAGCAGACGACTATAAGAAAATGGTCGCGGGTACGCTTAATCCGACCGAAGCTTTCATGGGCGGCCAGCTGACCATTGATGGTGACATGGGCATGGCGATGAAGCTGCAAACCGTGCTCAATACGTTCTCATTTTAA
- a CDS encoding R2-like ligand-binding oxidase: MVQHERFQTVESQLNWNAPMYRLYEKAKKNYWDPANIDFSQDQEDYQNMSSMDRMFALPLVGAFAAGEEAVTLDILPMLEVMARQGRLEDTMFLTTFLHDEAKHTEMFSRWQTAVGVADLDLHNFHNDDYKRVFYQELPEKMDRLKTDDSPEAIIRAATVYNMIVEGTLAESGYHAFRQIFKEAGLMPGILKGIDLLNQDEGRHLQFGIFTIQRLVAGNDKLMKVFHDYMDELSPYAFGFVDYLTGLFEETKKHEWVDMTLKVDPNLMKEYARSQFDIRKSKVERARKYESGAELEAAATKQ, translated from the coding sequence ATGGTACAACATGAAAGATTCCAAACGGTAGAAAGTCAATTGAACTGGAACGCGCCGATGTACAGATTGTATGAAAAGGCAAAAAAGAACTATTGGGACCCGGCCAACATTGATTTTAGCCAAGACCAGGAAGATTATCAGAATATGTCTTCCATGGACCGGATGTTTGCTTTGCCGCTTGTAGGCGCTTTTGCCGCGGGAGAAGAAGCGGTTACTCTTGACATCTTGCCGATGCTCGAAGTCATGGCACGCCAAGGCCGACTCGAAGACACGATGTTTTTAACCACTTTCTTGCATGATGAAGCAAAGCACACGGAAATGTTTTCTCGCTGGCAAACAGCGGTTGGCGTCGCGGACTTGGATCTTCACAACTTCCACAATGACGATTACAAACGCGTGTTTTATCAAGAGCTGCCCGAGAAGATGGACCGCTTGAAGACCGACGACTCGCCAGAGGCCATCATTCGGGCCGCAACCGTCTATAACATGATTGTGGAAGGGACGCTTGCGGAGTCAGGCTATCACGCGTTCCGGCAAATCTTTAAGGAAGCAGGTTTAATGCCCGGCATTTTGAAAGGCATCGACTTGTTGAACCAGGATGAAGGCCGACACCTTCAATTCGGTATTTTTACCATTCAACGGCTAGTGGCCGGCAATGACAAGCTGATGAAAGTCTTTCACGATTATATGGATGAATTATCCCCGTACGCGTTTGGGTTTGTTGATTATTTAACCGGTTTGTTTGAGGAGACAAAAAAGCATGAATGGGTCGATATGACGTTAAAAGTTGATCCGAACTTGATGAAAGAGTATGCACGCAGTCAATTTGACATTCGCAAAAGCAAAGTCGAGCGGGCACGAAAATATGAAAGCGGTGCCGAATTGGAAGCAGCGGCGACCAAACAATAA
- a CDS encoding NAD(P)/FAD-dependent oxidoreductase codes for MNDHAIDLYDITIIGGGPAGLFTAFYGGMRQAKVKIIESMPQLGGQLSALYPEKYIYDVAGFPKVRAQGLVDNLVEQMQMFEQTVALDQSVENVNKLDDQTFRIETDKETHYSRTVIIAAGVGAFQPRKLKIEEAEQYENRNLHYFVDNLGAFKNQEVLICGGGDSAVDWTLMLANEANVTLTHRRDKFRAHEHSVAELQSAPVNLHTPFEVSELRGNGEKINQVVLQEVKGTDQKVVNVDNVIVNYGFISSLGPIKTWGLDTTKNSIIVNSRMETNIKGIYAVGDVTSFDGKVKLIATGFGEAPIAVSNAKAYIDPNARLQPGHSTHMF; via the coding sequence TTGAACGATCATGCCATTGACCTCTATGATATAACCATTATTGGCGGAGGACCTGCAGGCTTGTTTACTGCTTTTTATGGGGGCATGCGTCAGGCAAAAGTGAAAATTATCGAGAGTATGCCGCAACTGGGCGGGCAACTTTCCGCCCTCTATCCCGAGAAGTATATCTATGATGTTGCCGGTTTTCCGAAGGTTCGCGCTCAAGGCCTTGTGGACAATTTGGTTGAACAAATGCAAATGTTTGAACAAACCGTTGCGCTTGATCAATCCGTAGAGAACGTCAATAAGCTGGACGATCAAACATTCCGAATTGAAACCGATAAAGAGACGCATTACTCACGGACGGTTATTATTGCTGCCGGTGTCGGCGCCTTCCAACCCCGCAAACTCAAAATCGAAGAAGCCGAACAATATGAAAACAGAAATCTCCACTATTTTGTAGACAATTTGGGTGCTTTCAAAAATCAAGAAGTCCTTATTTGCGGAGGTGGAGATTCTGCTGTTGATTGGACGTTAATGCTTGCCAATGAAGCAAATGTTACGCTTACGCATCGTCGTGATAAATTTCGCGCGCATGAGCATAGCGTCGCCGAATTGCAATCGGCGCCCGTCAATTTGCACACGCCTTTTGAAGTGAGTGAACTTCGAGGCAATGGTGAAAAAATTAATCAAGTCGTCCTTCAAGAAGTAAAAGGAACGGACCAAAAAGTGGTGAATGTTGATAACGTCATTGTAAACTACGGATTTATTTCATCCCTCGGTCCCATTAAAACGTGGGGACTCGACACGACAAAGAATTCTATTATCGTAAATTCCCGAATGGAAACAAATATCAAGGGGATCTACGCAGTCGGGGATGTTACCTCTTTCGATGGCAAAGTAAAGCTGATTGCCACCGGATTTGGCGAAGCCCCAATCGCTGTTAGTAACGCCAAAGCCTATATAGATCCTAACGCTCGCTTGCAACCCGGGCATAGCACGCATATGTTTTAG
- a CDS encoding indolepyruvate ferredoxin oxidoreductase subunit alpha produces MPFVITSPCENEKNSACVDVCPVDCIEEGEDMFYIDPDICIDCGACETVCPVEAIYPDDEVPEQEAKYIEINRNFF; encoded by the coding sequence ATGCCATTTGTCATTACATCCCCGTGTGAAAATGAAAAAAATAGCGCTTGTGTTGATGTATGTCCAGTCGATTGCATCGAAGAAGGCGAGGATATGTTCTATATCGACCCGGACATTTGTATAGATTGTGGCGCGTGCGAGACGGTTTGCCCGGTGGAGGCTATTTACCCTGACGATGAAGTGCCTGAACAAGAAGCAAAGTATATCGAAATAAATCGAAATTTCTTTTAG
- a CDS encoding AMP-dependent synthetase/ligase produces the protein MDANNLVEMLSQTVERYPDKEALIWKQSSGYTGMTYREFWNTIRNVASGLHRLGVKPDDKVAILSDSNQIWAISDFAIASLGAISVPVYPTLPSNQVSYVLNNGDCTVVIAEDDEQLQKVKDGNANVQHSIVMKPASGFTSTDNVSSFSSLEEDGAYHPLKDWEEQWRAIKGDRLMTIIHTSGTTGAPKGVMLTHDNFLSQMKAIQFWVMELKAEDIHLSYLPLSHVFERMAGHFMPLMAGTTIAYAESIDTIQDNLQEVKPTIMTSVPRLFEKVYAKVVDQIESGSPMKRKIFNWAIDVGKERYDYYLNTPVHELVLKPMPKKLQSQVARADRLVYQKIKERLGGRMRGMVVGGGSLNPDIAKFFWSLDIPILEGYGLTETSPVVTTNPMTRAKIGTTGKPIPGCRVRIASDGEVLVKGLNVMQGYYKNKEATDKDIVDGWLHTGDIGAFDEEGYLKIIDRKKRILVLSTGKNVAPAPIESAINESRYIEFGAVVGDGRKYVAALVTPDMENLLPWAKQQGIQTESRVELCARDDVQQLLMDEVARHTNAYADYERPKKVVTIGDEWTVDSGELTPKLSLRMKNIEEKYREHIEKAYDEASISAKEVAAGTQ, from the coding sequence ATGGACGCGAATAATTTAGTGGAGATGCTGAGTCAAACCGTAGAGCGTTATCCGGACAAAGAGGCATTAATTTGGAAACAGAGCAGCGGTTACACGGGTATGACGTACCGGGAATTCTGGAATACAATCCGCAATGTAGCGTCTGGTTTGCATCGGCTCGGTGTGAAGCCGGATGACAAAGTTGCTATTTTGTCAGACAGCAATCAGATTTGGGCAATTTCCGACTTTGCCATCGCTAGCCTAGGGGCGATTAGCGTTCCGGTTTATCCGACTCTTCCATCCAATCAGGTTTCCTATGTTCTGAACAACGGGGACTGTACGGTTGTCATCGCCGAAGATGATGAACAGTTGCAAAAAGTCAAGGATGGGAACGCGAATGTCCAGCATTCGATTGTGATGAAACCCGCCTCCGGTTTTACTTCCACTGACAATGTCTCTTCTTTTTCTTCTTTGGAAGAAGATGGCGCCTATCACCCTTTGAAAGATTGGGAAGAGCAGTGGAGGGCGATTAAAGGTGACCGGTTAATGACGATCATTCATACGTCCGGTACGACCGGTGCTCCTAAAGGGGTGATGCTTACCCATGACAATTTTTTGAGCCAAATGAAAGCCATTCAATTTTGGGTGATGGAATTAAAAGCGGAAGATATTCACCTCTCTTACCTCCCGTTATCGCACGTGTTCGAACGAATGGCAGGACATTTTATGCCTCTCATGGCCGGAACGACTATTGCTTACGCCGAAAGCATCGATACGATTCAGGATAATTTGCAGGAAGTAAAGCCGACGATCATGACGAGCGTCCCGCGATTGTTCGAGAAAGTGTATGCGAAAGTGGTCGATCAAATTGAAAGTGGCTCTCCTATGAAACGAAAAATTTTCAATTGGGCGATTGATGTCGGGAAGGAAAGATATGATTATTATTTAAATACGCCCGTGCATGAGTTGGTGCTTAAACCAATGCCGAAAAAACTCCAAAGTCAAGTGGCTCGCGCGGATCGCTTGGTGTATCAAAAAATTAAAGAACGGCTTGGCGGCAGGATGCGCGGGATGGTCGTGGGTGGCGGAAGTCTGAATCCTGACATTGCCAAGTTTTTTTGGTCACTTGATATTCCAATATTGGAAGGATACGGATTAACCGAGACATCCCCGGTCGTGACGACGAACCCAATGACGAGAGCTAAAATCGGGACGACCGGAAAACCAATTCCGGGTTGCAGAGTACGTATCGCTTCCGATGGAGAGGTACTCGTAAAAGGGCTCAACGTCATGCAAGGCTATTATAAAAATAAGGAAGCAACGGACAAAGACATCGTGGACGGTTGGCTCCATACCGGAGACATCGGGGCATTCGATGAAGAAGGCTATTTGAAAATCATCGACCGTAAAAAACGAATTCTCGTATTGTCCACCGGGAAAAATGTAGCCCCGGCTCCGATTGAAAGCGCGATCAACGAAAGCCGTTACATTGAATTTGGCGCTGTGGTTGGGGACGGCCGTAAATATGTAGCCGCGCTCGTCACTCCCGATATGGAAAACTTACTTCCGTGGGCGAAACAACAAGGAATTCAAACCGAATCGAGGGTGGAACTGTGCGCACGTGACGACGTCCAACAATTGTTGATGGATGAAGTTGCCCGTCACACAAATGCTTATGCTGATTATGAAAGGCCTAAGAAAGTGGTCACCATTGGCGATGAATGGACCGTCGACAGCGGAGAATTAACCCCGAAATTATCACTGAGAATGAAGAATATAGAAGAGAAATATAGAGAACACATTGAAAAAGCGTACGATGAAGCATCCATCTCTGCCAAAGAAGTAGCTGCAGGAACCCAATAG
- a CDS encoding ABC1 kinase family protein, which yields MAVLKEEDREAKTGAIRAEIEREKAKITIGKRRRKIFSVFAKHGLTYLLKDTLSWKLAGKQKRSQQEDEHLRQIGARMRTAFEELGPTFIKLGQVLVTRQDLLPAPITQELEKLLDKVPPIGYDYIRCIVEEEFSDGVDRFEWIDETPLGSASLGQVYKAGLNDGTTVALKVVRPTVDKLFQTDITVIKKMTALLQKRLSPELAVALDLGALVRDYYSSAMDELDMTEEAGKMREATQYRKSTSYVNVPEVYDATKNVLIMEYIDGWLIKDFPVDFLTFEERMKIMIDLVHLYIQQMMDGHYHADAHGSNIMINKHTRKAVIIDWGMTGRMDSVMAHVLMRAIMQIQSNQAEDVAEVFMELMSPTIYTDVTKLKDEMRSLSLHYVNTAQGSDRYNYGRLVMEMTSLGIKNYCKVPNALALWAKGFSATEGAARWICPEISYGQVIEAYEVPILKSILGKRFNYRSNASFVAETSKMVATLPRRTNKVMENLADNKVQLNLQIQPDKVTRNMLNQIANRLALALVTFALIVTSGIVISSMPEATVLGLSVETIANIGLGTSIAMVFFMFVRFIRTRKHRSLLSR from the coding sequence ATGGCTGTTTTAAAAGAGGAAGATAGAGAAGCAAAAACAGGTGCCATCCGTGCCGAAATCGAAAGAGAAAAAGCGAAAATAACCATTGGGAAACGACGCCGAAAAATCTTTTCCGTATTTGCAAAACACGGATTAACGTATCTGCTCAAAGACACCTTGAGCTGGAAACTGGCAGGAAAGCAAAAGCGCAGCCAACAAGAAGATGAACACCTCAGACAGATCGGTGCGCGCATGCGCACCGCGTTTGAAGAACTTGGCCCAACATTTATTAAACTCGGCCAAGTATTGGTTACCCGCCAGGATCTGCTCCCGGCTCCGATCACACAGGAATTGGAAAAGTTGCTCGACAAGGTACCTCCAATAGGATACGACTATATTCGATGTATCGTCGAAGAAGAATTTTCCGACGGAGTGGATCGATTCGAATGGATTGATGAAACCCCTCTTGGATCCGCTTCGCTGGGACAAGTCTATAAGGCTGGGCTAAACGACGGGACAACGGTTGCCCTGAAAGTTGTGCGTCCGACTGTGGACAAATTGTTCCAAACCGATATCACCGTAATTAAAAAGATGACCGCTCTTTTGCAAAAGCGATTATCTCCTGAATTGGCTGTCGCTCTTGACCTCGGCGCATTGGTCCGGGATTATTACAGCAGTGCCATGGATGAATTGGACATGACCGAAGAAGCCGGCAAGATGAGGGAAGCAACCCAATATCGAAAAAGTACCTCATACGTAAACGTTCCGGAGGTTTACGATGCAACGAAAAATGTACTGATCATGGAATATATTGACGGCTGGTTGATTAAAGACTTTCCGGTCGATTTTTTGACCTTTGAAGAACGGATGAAAATAATGATTGATCTCGTCCATCTTTATATTCAACAAATGATGGACGGCCACTATCATGCTGATGCTCACGGATCCAATATCATGATTAATAAACATACGAGAAAAGCGGTCATCATTGACTGGGGAATGACCGGACGCATGGACAGCGTGATGGCCCATGTACTTATGAGGGCAATCATGCAAATTCAATCCAACCAAGCAGAAGATGTTGCCGAGGTATTTATGGAATTGATGAGCCCGACCATTTACACCGACGTAACCAAACTGAAAGATGAGATGAGAAGTCTTTCCCTGCACTACGTCAATACCGCCCAGGGGAGTGATCGATACAATTATGGACGACTTGTCATGGAAATGACGTCGCTCGGGATCAAAAACTACTGCAAGGTCCCTAATGCTTTGGCTTTGTGGGCAAAAGGATTTTCTGCCACTGAAGGAGCGGCTCGATGGATTTGTCCGGAAATTTCTTATGGACAAGTCATTGAAGCGTATGAGGTTCCGATTTTAAAAAGCATACTGGGCAAACGGTTCAATTATCGTTCGAATGCAAGCTTCGTGGCGGAAACGTCGAAGATGGTGGCGACACTTCCGCGCCGCACAAATAAAGTGATGGAGAATCTCGCGGATAACAAAGTGCAATTGAACCTTCAAATTCAGCCGGATAAAGTCACTCGCAATATGTTGAATCAAATCGCCAATAGATTGGCGCTGGCGTTAGTGACCTTCGCCCTCATTGTGACCAGCGGCATTGTGATAAGCAGTATGCCGGAGGCAACAGTTCTGGGATTGTCTGTGGAAACGATTGCGAATATAGGATTAGGAACGTCCATCGCAATGGTCTTTTTTATGTTTGTGCGATTCATTCGTACGCGAAAACACCGATCTCTTTTATCTCGGTGA
- a CDS encoding AarF/UbiB family protein, which produces MGIVKEQAPEKESQEEREATVKAVRQDIEKEKAKITKGKRRRKIVSVFAKHGLTFLLKDTLFWKLMGKQKRSQKEDEHLRQIGARIRIAFEELGPTFIKLGQVLVTRQDLLPDPITQELEKLLDQVPPIGYDYMACIIEEEFPEGVDLFEWIDEVPLGSASLAQVYKAEMKDGTTVALKIVRPTVEKLFQTDITVIKKMSGLLQNRLSPELSAAIDIGSLIQDYYSSAMDELDMIEEAGKMREMTKYRKSTSYVDVPAVYEATKNVLIMEHIDGWMLKDFPVDFLTFEERTKIMIDLVHLYVQQLMDGHYHADAHGSNIMIDKHRKKAIVIDWGMTGRMDSVSAFVLMRVIMLIQSNQAEDVAEVFMELMNPTIYTDPVKLKDEIQSLALHYVNSAQGSDRYNYGQLVMQSTAIGISNYCKVPNSLALWAKGFSATEGAARWIAPEISYGRVVEAYEIPILKNILRSRFNYRSNASLVAESSKMVATFPRRATKVMENLAENKFRMNMQLQPDTVMRNTLNQIVNRLSLALITFAIIVASGFIIASVPGGTFLGMSAVTVANIGLVTSLVFVLFILWRFIRTRKHRSLL; this is translated from the coding sequence ATGGGGATTGTAAAAGAACAGGCTCCGGAAAAAGAAAGTCAGGAAGAACGGGAAGCGACAGTGAAAGCTGTCCGTCAGGACATTGAAAAGGAAAAGGCAAAAATCACAAAGGGCAAAAGACGCAGAAAAATCGTTTCCGTTTTTGCAAAACACGGATTAACGTTTCTGTTGAAAGACACCCTGTTTTGGAAGTTAATGGGGAAGCAGAAACGGAGCCAAAAGGAAGATGAACACCTTCGTCAAATTGGTGCACGGATACGTATAGCTTTTGAAGAACTGGGACCGACCTTTATTAAGTTGGGACAGGTATTGGTCACCCGCCAGGATCTTTTGCCGGATCCGATCACACAGGAACTCGAGAAGCTGCTCGATCAAGTGCCTCCGATTGGATATGACTACATGGCGTGTATCATTGAAGAGGAGTTTCCGGAGGGCGTGGATCTGTTTGAGTGGATTGATGAAGTACCACTTGGCTCTGCCTCATTGGCACAAGTCTACAAAGCGGAAATGAAAGACGGAACGACAGTTGCCTTGAAAATTGTACGGCCAACAGTGGAAAAACTGTTTCAAACTGATATTACCGTCATTAAGAAAATGAGTGGGTTATTGCAAAATCGCTTGTCTCCGGAATTGTCTGCAGCCATCGATATAGGATCATTGATTCAGGATTATTACAGCAGCGCGATGGACGAACTTGACATGATAGAAGAAGCAGGAAAAATGCGGGAAATGACAAAATATCGGAAAAGTACGTCATACGTAGATGTCCCGGCGGTTTACGAGGCGACGAAGAACGTCTTGATCATGGAACACATTGATGGTTGGATGCTTAAGGATTTTCCGGTCGACTTCCTTACATTTGAAGAACGAACGAAGATTATGATCGACCTTGTCCACCTTTATGTTCAACAACTCATGGATGGGCATTATCACGCGGATGCACACGGTTCGAACATCATGATCGATAAACACAGAAAAAAAGCCATTGTCATCGATTGGGGAATGACCGGGCGCATGGACAGTGTCTCGGCATTTGTGCTCATGCGTGTAATTATGCTTATTCAGTCCAACCAGGCCGAAGACGTTGCAGAAGTGTTTATGGAGCTGATGAACCCGACGATTTATACCGATCCGGTTAAATTGAAAGATGAGATACAAAGCTTGGCACTTCATTACGTTAACTCCGCGCAGGGAAGTGACCGTTACAATTACGGTCAGCTAGTCATGCAGTCGACAGCTATCGGCATTAGTAATTATTGCAAAGTCCCGAACAGTTTGGCACTTTGGGCAAAAGGCTTTTCCGCAACAGAAGGGGCAGCCCGCTGGATCGCCCCGGAAATCTCTTATGGGAGAGTGGTGGAAGCGTATGAAATTCCGATTTTAAAAAATATCCTTCGATCGCGGTTTAACTACCGGTCCAATGCGAGTTTAGTCGCTGAATCGTCAAAGATGGTGGCCACATTTCCGCGACGCGCCACGAAGGTGATGGAAAATCTCGCGGAAAACAAGTTTCGCATGAACATGCAACTGCAACCGGACACCGTTATGCGCAATACGCTTAACCAAATCGTCAACCGTCTGTCTTTGGCATTGATTACATTCGCCATTATCGTGGCGAGCGGCTTCATCATCGCGAGTGTACCGGGGGGGACCTTTTTGGGTATGAGCGCGGTGACGGTTGCAAATATCGGATTGGTGACTTCGCTTGTTTTCGTCCTATTCATCCTTTGGCGCTTCATTCGGACACGAAAACACCGATCACTACTGTGA
- a CDS encoding DUF6230 family protein translates to MEETERMAFGRTVKKRVFAALVAGFLLLGGMVATLGMTGTAFALPLGGIGDFNVSFDELEGEGFSLNPNIGETGDADAAPLVRNQIDRATIDGLHIYKDLPMPGGDWIRINIAASEPTTIEGLVQDARFVDADLNFTEMGMGQTNTSDMSPEDAFRENWSSDADTVTITDGEIITSYLFQNMVSLQGAQIYIDFIDEPDSGAGSPPSIDDSGTASTTTGDGGGSSIDTSDSDSDRDGESETAAGPGSSGDSDASGGALPSTAGNTVVMILIGLFAVAIGSVFVFRKRIFAA, encoded by the coding sequence ATGGAAGAAACCGAAAGAATGGCTTTCGGACGAACCGTGAAAAAAAGAGTGTTCGCTGCCCTTGTTGCCGGTTTTCTGCTGCTCGGGGGCATGGTGGCTACTTTAGGGATGACCGGAACCGCCTTCGCGTTGCCGTTGGGCGGAATTGGGGACTTTAATGTGAGTTTTGACGAATTGGAAGGAGAAGGATTTTCCCTGAACCCGAATATCGGCGAAACAGGCGATGCGGATGCCGCTCCTTTGGTGCGAAACCAAATTGACAGGGCGACCATCGATGGGTTGCATATTTACAAGGACTTACCTATGCCGGGCGGCGATTGGATTCGAATTAACATTGCTGCTTCTGAGCCTACAACAATCGAGGGGTTGGTGCAAGATGCCCGTTTTGTTGACGCTGATTTGAATTTTACGGAGATGGGTATGGGTCAGACGAATACATCCGATATGTCACCGGAAGACGCTTTCCGGGAGAATTGGTCGTCTGACGCGGATACAGTCACGATTACAGACGGAGAAATTATTACGAGTTACTTATTCCAAAACATGGTCAGCTTGCAAGGGGCACAAATTTACATCGATTTTATCGACGAACCCGACAGTGGTGCTGGCAGCCCTCCGTCAATAGATGATTCCGGCACAGCATCAACAACGACAGGTGATGGCGGCGGCAGCTCCATTGACACGAGTGACAGCGACAGTGACAGAGACGGAGAAAGCGAAACTGCCGCGGGTCCGGGAAGCAGTGGGGATAGCGATGCCTCGGGCGGAGCACTTCCGTCAACCGCTGGGAATACTGTGGTCATGATTTTAATTGGGTTATTTGCAGTAGCGATAGGCAGCGTGTTTGTGTTCAGGAAAAGGATTTTTGCCGCGTAA
- a CDS encoding DUF6230 family protein encodes MQEETVAVGRTVKKRFWSAIAAGFLAFGAMIAVFGMNMTAVALPLGGMGDFYVELDELQGEDFHLAPHIGETGEADEAPMIRNEIGSVDITNLHIYKDLRLPGTESWIRINITSPSVSIDGLIQDARLIDANLDFNNLAIEQRNTEEFTENWTQNADTITITDAKIVTDYLFQSVVSLEGAEISIENIDEPEMTE; translated from the coding sequence ATGCAGGAAGAAACAGTAGCTGTTGGACGGACAGTGAAAAAGAGGTTTTGGTCAGCAATAGCCGCCGGCTTTCTAGCATTCGGCGCGATGATCGCTGTGTTTGGCATGAATATGACAGCGGTTGCATTGCCACTCGGCGGAATGGGTGACTTTTATGTCGAACTTGATGAACTGCAAGGCGAAGATTTTCATTTAGCGCCGCATATCGGCGAAACAGGTGAGGCGGATGAAGCCCCCATGATCCGTAATGAAATTGGAAGTGTAGATATCACAAATTTGCACATTTATAAAGATTTGAGATTGCCGGGAACGGAAAGTTGGATCCGAATTAACATTACCTCCCCGAGCGTTTCCATTGATGGACTCATTCAAGATGCCCGGCTCATTGATGCCAATCTGGACTTTAACAATTTGGCAATCGAACAACGCAACACGGAAGAATTTACGGAAAATTGGACGCAAAACGCGGATACGATCACAATTACAGACGCTAAAATTGTAACCGATTATTTGTTCCAAAGTGTCGTTAGCCTGGAAGGTGCAGAGATATCGATTGAAAACATCGATGAACCGGAAATGACCGAATAA